Below is a window of Pseudomonadota bacterium DNA.
CTCGTCGATGGCCTCGTCAGCCCCATGCTCATGAACAAGAAGAGACTCCAGTTCCGCACGCAGTGCCGAGTCACCGTCACAGGCCTCGTCCAGGTAGCGTGCGCGGTCTTCGACGGGCACAGCGACCGCGCCTGCGAACAAGGTCTTGAGGCGTTTCAGGCGTGCGATTTCCGCCTCATCGCTCATGGCATCAGCGACTGAGCTCGCGCTTCAGCCACACCTTGGCAAAGCGCAACTCCCGATCGATCGTACTGGTGGAGAGGCCCGTCACCTTCGCCATCTCGGCAAAGGTAAGCCCGGCGAAGACGTTCAGCTCGATAAGCTCCCCTTGTCGCGGATCCAGGGCAGCGAGGCGCGATATGGCGGCATCGAGATCCAGCAGACGTACGTCACTGGAAGGTGATGGCACGAGTTCTTCGTTGAGGGTGACGGCCGGCTGGCCGCCACCGCGTTTCTGAGCGCTGCGCGCCTCGGCGTGGGTGGCGAGGATCCGGCGCATCATTCTGGCGGCCAAAGCGAAGAAGTGCGCCCGATCCTGCCAGTCGATGGAGGCGTCGACCAGCCGCAGATACGCCTCATTCACCAACGCCGTAGGTTGCAGGGTGTGGTTGGCGCGCTCGCCCCGAAACTGCCGCGCCGCAAGACGCTTCAGTTCGTCGTGCACCAGAGGCGTCAACGTCTCCAGGGCCGCCTTGTCGCCGGCGCGCCATTCCTGAAGCAATTGCGTCACGTCGCTCGCGGCCATGGCCGCATTATGGCGGCGGGTCGCCACCGCGACCAGCAGCCCCGCGAGCACCAGACGGCGATGCCCGTCGGCGGGAGGAGGCAGCGCCCCTCCCGCCACAGCGGCAGTCGTGCTCACGGACAGCCGTTCGGTACACCGCTCGGGCCCGGTGCGTCGCGCAACATGCCGACCACCGCGAGCACATCGGCGAAGGTCACCACGCCATTGCCGTCGAGGTCACGATCGGGATCCGGCGTGCCGCGCGCCGCCAGGGCGCTGCGTACGTCGGGAACGGTGACGCGGCAGTCCTGATCGAAGTCGCCGTCACAGACGTTGCCGAAGCCGTCGCCGTCCGTATCGCGCTGGTCAGCGTTGGCCATAAGGGTGCAGTTATCGTCGGTATCGACGAGGCCGTCGCCATCACTGTCCTGGGCGACTTCCCCCAGCACGGTGAGGGGCGTGCCGGGCACGTCTTCGAATCCCGCCAAGGCCCTCGGTCCACCGCCCATCACATCGCCCTCGAAGGGCTCCGCCATCAGACTGGTGCGGAAGGCCGCGAAGTCCAGATCGAAGTCGATGCCCGCCACGCCCAGGCTGTCGATCAGGAAGCCCGCGGCACTCAGCGTTAGATAGGCATTCTGCCAGCCGAAGGAGGTGATCGGGATCGTCTGATTATCGAAGCTGTTGTTACGCACGGTGTAGCGCGGGGTGACCGTGAAGCCGCCTTCCGGCTGTTGAACCTGCACCGTTCCATTGAGACCTGGACCGTTGCTGGCCGCGTCCAGCGTCCACGCCGTCACTTCCATCCAGGGATCGTCCGCCGACGCGCGCACCAGCACCGGACGATCGAATTGCAGATCGACCTCGAGATTCGGCTCGAAGCGCAGGGTCTGGTCGTAGCCGAGCCACAGCACCAGGTCACTGTCGAGGGAGTTCGCCTCGAGGCTCAGGAGATCGCCTGGCAGATCGAGTTCCTTGGAGAACGGGCTGGACGCACCACCGGCCGGGCCGAAGGCGGTGGTGATGAGACCATCGAGGTCCAGTTCGAAGCGGGCGTAGTCGCCGTCGAGGGTGGTGTCGTCGCCGACAAAGTCCTCCAGAGCGATGCCCTCGTCCGGGTTGAAGTTGAGCGCTTCGCGGAACTTGCTTGGGGCGGTGTTGGTGAGCGAGCCATCAGCACCGAGCTCGTTGATCAGAACGGGTGCTGGCGTCAGATCGAGGAGGTCCACGACGCCGCCGTTGAAGTCCTCGGGCACCGGCGTGTTCAGCTGCGGCACGCGGAAGTTGAGTTCGATCACATCGGTGAACAGAGGCGGATTGGGGAAGCCGCAGACGTTGTCCTCCAGCACCGGCAGGTCCGGGCAGGTGAAGGGGTTGGTGATGTTGACGCCGATGTTCGCGCCCGGCGGCGGCGGATCGATGCCCCAGGCCAGGCCCGGCAAGCCCTCTGGTGCGTAGGGCACCTCGTCCAGGACGCGCAGTTCGAAGCCGTCGGCGAGGCCGACGCGCAGACCGATGATCTCGCCGATGAGGCGGTCGTCCTCGTCGATCCAGTCCGCGTTGAGGTCGCCGGTGTCGATATCGATGAGACGGTTCGAGCCGTACACTTGCTCGCCCGTGGTCGCGTCCATGTTCGCCCACTCCAGGTCGAGGAGCGTCTTCACTTTGGCGAAGTAGCGCAGCTGGCCCGCCATGGCCGGGTAGCGCGAGTCCATGTTGGAGGCCGGGTCCGGCGTGTGCCAGGCGCTGAGGGTGACCACCTCGCCCGCCTGCGCCGCATCGCGATCGCTGGCCACGCGGCCGGTGGTGCGGTAGTCCACGTTGAGCAGGCCGCCGTCGTTGGTGGCCACCTCGAGTTCCACGCCAGCGCGGACTTCCGCTTCGTAGCTCACCAGCAGACCCACATCGAAGGGTTGATCGACCCCTTCCGTGGGGCGCGGACCGATGCCGACGCCAATGTCGATGTCGTAGGAGACGGACTCGCTCACGGGGAAATCGAGGAACCCGTTGCAGCCCGGTGGATCATTACCACCCAAGGCGCAACAGGTGACGGTGACGCTGCCCCGAGCACGGCCGGTCTCGCAGGCGGACTGATTCGGTCGCACGGTCGCGTTGGTGCAGTTAGCGGGGGTATTGACCGTGTAGCTCTGGGCCGTGCAGGTGTCGATGGCCTCCTGCCAGGCTTCCTGGAGCACCTCCACGGGGACTTCCTGGTCGATGTTGATGATGGCCCCCTCCTGGGTGGGGCCGGCTGTCTGGTCGATTATGTCCAGCAGGGTGATGGTGGTGTTGTCCTGCTGGTCGATGAAGATGGGCTGGTCCGAGGTTTCGAAGCGTAGAGCGTCGGCTACTTCTGTTTGTTGGGCCGGTGCCGCGAGGGGCAGCAGCACGGCCGCCACGAGCAGGACAGCGGCCCGCAACCGGGTGGTGGGCGTTTGGGCGAACATAGGGCTCCTCCGGAGTTAGGTGTCTCTCAGAGGGAAGCCGGAAGGGCTGATCTTTTTGCCCAACCTCGGGCAGACGGCGCGGACGCAGCTAGCGCAGGGCCCTGAGGGTCGGGGATTTCTCGAGATAGGCGCTGCTGAGCTTCGCCTGCGCCCCATCGCTTAAGATGGCATTGGGAAGTGATGGTGTTCAATAGTGAGGTGGCAACGCCTTTACGGATACGGAGGAGGCGTGTAGTGCATCATCCGACCCTGAATATCCGCTTGCAGTCCGTCGTCGTCGCGACAGTGCTCGGCATCGCGATCACCGCGCCATCGCATGCGGCAGACACGATCGACTATCGGGAGATCATCAAAGACGCACCAGTCGCCGCCATCTCAGACGTCCAGGCCGAGGAGTTTGGCGTCCCCGCTACGGCTCGGTGGTGGCGCTTGGTGGATGTCGACGTCGAGCTGTTTCTCGATGAGCCCGATGGCCTTCAGCGGCTCTTCTCCCCGCTGCCGGATCTCACGTACTTCCTGCGCCACCGCTTCCACGAGGATCACGGCCCCGCCACCCAACGCGCGCCTGGCGCTTTCTTCGCACGAGCGGCATGGAGCCACAGACCATGATCACCTGCTACCTCCGCTACACCATCGACCCCTCGAGGCTCGCCGAGTTCGAACACTACGCCCGCCTCTGGATCCCCCTCGTCGAACGCTTCGGCGGCACCCACCACGGCTACTTCCTCCCCAAGGAAAGCGCCAACGACCTGGCCGTGGCCATGTTCACCTTCCCCTCCCTCGCCGCCTACGAGGACTACCGCACGAAGTCCGAGTCAGATCCGGAGTGCCAGGCCGCCTTCGCATACGCCGAGGAGACTGGCTGCATCATCCGCTACGAACGCCAGTTCCTCCGCCCCATCTTTGGCAGCTGACCGCCGAGCGCTCGCCATCCAGACCAGCATCTCTTGCGCTGAAACCCTCCCTGCCCTGACCAACATCGACTTCTCTGGTAGCAGCGACATCAGCCCCCGGAGCGGATAAGCTCTGCCTGAACCAAAGACCTCCGGTGACCGTGTGAAGATCTCGAACTGGCTGCTGACCCTAGGACTGGCGATAGGCATGTGCGCGACAGCAGCGGCCACCGACCGGGACATCACCCTCGGCGACCGCATCATTACGATCCCAGCACCCGAGGGGTTCACGGCGCTCCTGCCGAGCATGGAGCCCTACTACACGACCATCGGCGCCTACGTCGGCCCAGGCAACATCCGCTTCGCCACCTTCGTCACCACGGAGGCGGGGGAAGCGCTGGCAGCGGGAGATGAGTCCTACGAACTCGATCGCTACGTCAACGTGGAAACCGAGACGGGCATCAGCACCGCCTCTGTCTCCCGGGCCGGCTTCGCCGAGCTGCGCGAGACCGTGCGAACGCAGATCGAGGAACTCTACGCGAACACGCTCGTGCAGCTCCCGGAGCTGGCAGCGGCCGGCGACAAGACCGTGAGCGAGGCGTTCTCGGCTGACATCGAGATGGAAGTGGGCAGCGTGGTGCCCCTGCCCACCCACCTCGACACGGACGAAATGATGGCCCATTCCATCTACATGACCGTGGGGGCGGCCCTGAACGGCGAGGACGTGGGCACCGACACGCTGGCGGCCACCACCCTGTTCCTTCATGTAAAGGACAAGGTGCTGTTTCTCTACGCGTACGGCGCGAAGTCGGACCTTGCATGGACCCGGGAGAAGACCGTCGAGTGGGCCCGCGACATCATCGCTGCGAA
It encodes the following:
- a CDS encoding sigma-70 family RNA polymerase sigma factor; its protein translation is MSTTAAVAGGALPPPADGHRRLVLAGLLVAVATRRHNAAMAASDVTQLLQEWRAGDKAALETLTPLVHDELKRLAARQFRGERANHTLQPTALVNEAYLRLVDASIDWQDRAHFFALAARMMRRILATHAEARSAQKRGGGQPAVTLNEELVPSPSSDVRLLDLDAAISRLAALDPRQGELIELNVFAGLTFAEMAKVTGLSTSTIDRELRFAKVWLKRELSR
- a CDS encoding NIPSNAP family protein, which translates into the protein MITCYLRYTIDPSRLAEFEHYARLWIPLVERFGGTHHGYFLPKESANDLAVAMFTFPSLAAYEDYRTKSESDPECQAAFAYAEETGCIIRYERQFLRPIFGS